The following are encoded in a window of Thermodesulfobacterium geofontis OPF15 genomic DNA:
- a CDS encoding ArnT family glycosyltransferase: MKKTLLIISILFLFGFALYLPFLGEKEFQGEEGRRVLIALQMLENKEFLIPELFDEPYFNKPPLFNWALAGFFFITKSYSEVSARFFSSLCLILTSLFLVFIWKNFLTDYEKNFPNPSLIEILIPGLIFLATPEVIDKAIRAEIDGFYTMLITIAVYSWFYLYEVKNKRKTAYIVSGIFLGLSILTKTFQALVFFYLTLFSYFLFKKRLKELLSIPHILGIFTYLGIFSIWAILVSLKIGFKPFIVAWIYQYLSLAKGQEMSFSQHFKAYTIFAFLGYSPWLLFLIFFKNKNFISFIKSNPLFYNLAIFSFFFFFLSYIFHFLFPGARLRYILPSASGLIFLSTLPIYYYIRQNLLPENLKALFLKIISIVNLILLVACFIYLSFSKYRPETIFYAFYFLFFLINLIVLLKTPSSPKYLFYFLLSIVFLLKTLYVSFYYPLHKEEINHFRNGAFEIANIIGNKKELYLCQTIPHHLLYYLKYKYKLIPHIYYLKNCSNLPKNSFILFMEKNIPEEILKNYKIYPLKIRTKSYFLVSS; the protein is encoded by the coding sequence ATGAAGAAAACACTCCTTATAATCTCAATTTTATTTCTTTTTGGATTTGCTCTTTATCTTCCCTTTCTTGGAGAAAAAGAATTTCAAGGAGAAGAGGGAAGAAGAGTTCTTATAGCACTTCAAATGCTTGAAAATAAAGAATTTTTAATACCAGAACTCTTTGACGAACCCTATTTTAATAAACCACCTCTTTTTAATTGGGCTTTAGCTGGTTTCTTTTTTATAACCAAAAGTTATTCAGAGGTTAGTGCAAGATTTTTTTCTTCTCTTTGTTTGATTTTAACTTCCTTATTTTTAGTTTTTATTTGGAAAAACTTTTTAACAGATTATGAAAAAAACTTCCCTAATCCTTCTCTTATAGAAATACTTATACCAGGTCTAATATTTCTTGCTACCCCTGAAGTTATAGACAAAGCTATAAGAGCAGAAATTGACGGCTTTTATACTATGCTAATAACCATAGCAGTTTATAGTTGGTTCTATCTTTATGAAGTTAAAAATAAAAGAAAAACTGCATATATAGTTTCTGGTATATTTTTAGGACTAAGTATCTTAACTAAAACTTTTCAAGCTCTTGTATTTTTTTATTTAACACTTTTTTCTTATTTTCTTTTTAAAAAGAGATTAAAAGAACTTTTAAGTATCCCCCATATATTGGGAATTTTTACTTATTTAGGAATATTTTCTATCTGGGCAATATTAGTAAGTCTTAAAATAGGATTTAAGCCTTTTATAGTCGCTTGGATTTACCAATATCTATCCTTAGCTAAAGGTCAGGAAATGAGTTTCTCACAGCATTTTAAAGCCTATACTATTTTTGCCTTTTTGGGGTATTCACCTTGGCTTTTGTTCTTAATTTTTTTTAAAAATAAAAACTTTATATCCTTTATTAAATCTAACCCTCTTTTTTATAACTTAGCTATCTTTTCTTTCTTTTTCTTCTTTTTATCTTATATCTTTCATTTTTTATTCCCTGGAGCAAGGCTTCGCTATATTTTACCCTCAGCATCTGGACTAATTTTTTTAAGCACCCTCCCTATATATTACTACATAAGGCAAAATCTTCTTCCAGAAAATTTAAAAGCCCTATTTTTAAAAATAATTTCTATTGTCAATTTAATTCTTTTGGTAGCTTGCTTTATTTATCTTTCTTTTTCTAAATACAGACCTGAAACGATTTTCTATGCATTTTATTTTCTATTTTTCTTAATTAATTTAATTGTTTTATTAAAAACCCCTTCTTCTCCTAAATATCTTTTTTATTTTCTTTTAAGTATAGTTTTCTTATTAAAAACACTTTATGTTAGTTTTTATTATCCCTTACACAAAGAAGAGATAAATCATTTTAGAAATGGAGCTTTTGAAATTGCCAATATTATAGGTAATAAAAAAGAACTTTATCTTTGTCAAACAATTCCACATCATCTTTTGTATTATCTAAAATACAAGTATAAATTAATTCCTCACATTTATTACCTTAAAAATTGTTCAAATCTTCCAAAAAATAGCTTTATTCTATTTATGGAAAAAAATATTCCTGAAGAAATTCTGAAAAACTATAAAATTTATCCTTTAAAAATAAGGACCAAAAGTTATTTTTTAGTTTCTTCTTAA
- a CDS encoding glycosyltransferase family 4 protein: MNQIVIIRPKIGFGIGGAEAHAGMVAVKLLERGFRVGVVAHTVSFPEEILKKLEIYKVRWKGFGSIPKHLFFIYQVRKILSKLYNYRLISFFRYPYPSDLFILCDPIVAFLQKQKTSIFKNFSLRYKILLNLEKKALSNAKKVISLFSLGKNLIKEFYPEVYDKTLVCYRGIDFKKFNPSLKTLKMTFRKEKGFSERDFLILFVGYDIKRKGLNLLLKILPELPERVKLLVVGVEGRSNQRVVYLGKIKEVEKYYAMADLFVLPTMYDPGALATLEALATGTPVITTPYDGTSEFIKEGINGFVVERNESELKSAILKTMDLTFNPFKIYESIKNLTWDNYVDCLISQLEVL, encoded by the coding sequence ATGAACCAGATAGTTATAATTAGACCAAAGATTGGGTTTGGAATCGGTGGAGCAGAGGCTCATGCAGGAATGGTTGCAGTAAAACTTTTAGAAAGGGGTTTTAGAGTAGGAGTAGTTGCTCATACTGTATCTTTTCCAGAAGAAATTCTAAAAAAACTTGAAATTTATAAAGTTAGATGGAAGGGCTTTGGTTCTATTCCAAAGCATCTTTTTTTTATTTATCAAGTAAGAAAAATTCTCTCTAAGCTTTATAATTACCGACTTATAAGCTTTTTTCGTTATCCCTATCCTTCTGACCTTTTTATACTTTGCGATCCAATAGTTGCCTTTTTACAGAAACAGAAGACCTCAATTTTTAAGAACTTTAGCCTGCGTTATAAAATACTTTTGAACCTTGAAAAAAAAGCTCTTTCTAATGCCAAAAAAGTAATCTCCCTTTTTTCCTTAGGGAAAAATCTTATTAAAGAGTTTTATCCAGAGGTATATGACAAAACTTTGGTTTGTTATAGAGGGATAGATTTTAAAAAGTTTAATCCATCTTTAAAGACTCTCAAGATGACTTTTAGGAAAGAAAAGGGTTTTTCTGAAAGGGATTTTTTAATTCTTTTTGTAGGTTATGATATAAAAAGGAAAGGACTAAACCTTTTACTTAAAATTTTGCCAGAGCTTCCAGAAAGGGTTAAACTTTTGGTTGTAGGGGTAGAAGGAAGATCAAATCAAAGGGTAGTTTATTTAGGTAAGATAAAAGAAGTAGAAAAATACTATGCTATGGCTGACCTTTTTGTGCTTCCAACTATGTATGACCCAGGAGCCCTTGCAACTTTAGAAGCCTTAGCTACAGGAACCCCTGTTATCACTACCCCTTATGATGGAACAAGCGAGTTTATAAAAGAAGGGATAAACGGGTTTGTAGTAGAAAGAAACGAATCCGAACTTAAATCTGCGATTTTAAAAACTATGGATCTTACTTTTAACCCTTTTAAAATTTATGAGTCTATAAAAAATTTAACCTGGGATAATTATGTGGACTGCCTTATTTCCCAATTGGAAGTTCTCTAA
- a CDS encoding ATP-grasp domain-containing protein: protein MIISFFPGFKGDYNFFQFEPLDEKFFSLLSQARAVIFPPTISPEIYFWVKNLGIPVFPEYTFRFFYPGKIGQIMLLKLLNLPHPETIVIPRLCGLEENPYKRFPKIKFPCVIKGNYGDEGKEVFLVNNEEEFREILQIIKGWERENRFGFLIQEYIPCDFDARAIVIGKKIFIFFRKGGFKKNIVQEGKIIPCPKRGLKEKVLDLTHKIIKNTYFNLVAIDFLFKEENPLVSEFNFVFGRRAIGEKKYEFYLKKAIKDFLKNIK from the coding sequence ATGATCATTTCTTTTTTTCCTGGATTTAAAGGAGATTATAACTTTTTTCAATTTGAACCCTTAGATGAAAAATTTTTTAGTTTACTTTCTCAAGCCAGAGCAGTTATTTTCCCTCCTACTATTTCTCCTGAAATTTATTTTTGGGTAAAAAATTTAGGTATACCTGTTTTCCCAGAATATACTTTTAGATTTTTTTATCCAGGTAAAATTGGACAAATTATGCTTTTAAAACTTTTAAATTTACCCCATCCTGAAACCATTGTAATACCAAGACTTTGTGGATTAGAGGAAAATCCTTATAAAAGATTCCCTAAAATAAAATTTCCCTGTGTAATAAAAGGAAACTACGGAGATGAAGGAAAAGAAGTTTTTTTGGTAAATAATGAAGAAGAATTTAGGGAAATTTTACAAATAATTAAAGGTTGGGAAAGAGAAAATAGGTTTGGTTTCCTTATACAGGAATATATCCCTTGTGACTTTGATGCAAGAGCTATTGTTATAGGAAAAAAAATTTTTATATTTTTTAGAAAAGGAGGATTTAAAAAAAATATAGTTCAAGAAGGTAAAATTATACCTTGCCCCAAAAGGGGCTTAAAAGAAAAAGTTTTAGATCTTACTCATAAAATTATAAAAAATACTTATTTTAATCTTGTAGCTATAGATTTTCTTTTTAAAGAAGAAAATCCCTTGGTAAGTGAATTTAACTTTGTTTTTGGAAGAAGGGCAATAGGAGAAAAAAAATATGAATTTTATCTAAAAAAAGCCATAAAAGATTTCTTAAAAAATATAAAGTAA
- a CDS encoding glycosyltransferase family 4 protein, which yields MKKIAFLLDGIGNRRHYLQFKILKKHDFTPYALIFEEYLKDAHTLQDLARFHPLPFKRNEVLRKFSFKFLKYFINFVKKEKIKAVLTHRWRFLRYSILTKLFYPELKIIYHIVVSGTLKHPGRRLFFRFFKNKIDCILVNSLALKDELLATHLVKPEEVELLYTSFDLSTFPENLNKDEARKMLNLPEQAFIFGMVAKFRPEKRQIDLIKAFHSIHKETPMAMVVFVGDGPVRKDCEALVKELSLEEKIIFVGKVKQEMVPLYLRAFDVLVHTSIKEGMPLAVLEGLAVGLPIIATDAEGVPDIFATKEPIGYLVPKGDVKAIAEALKKIYHLPKDELELFGKNAKKRFLTAFSPEVFEKRTIEIFSKFF from the coding sequence ATGAAAAAAATAGCCTTTCTTCTTGATGGAATTGGCAATAGAAGACATTATCTACAATTTAAAATTTTAAAAAAACATGATTTTACTCCCTATGCTTTAATTTTTGAAGAATACCTCAAAGATGCTCATACTTTACAAGATTTAGCTCGTTTTCATCCCTTGCCCTTTAAAAGAAATGAAGTTTTACGTAAATTTTCTTTTAAGTTTCTAAAATATTTTATAAATTTTGTTAAAAAAGAAAAAATAAAAGCTGTTCTTACTCATCGTTGGAGATTCTTACGTTATTCCATATTGACAAAACTGTTTTACCCTGAGCTAAAAATTATCTATCACATTGTGGTAAGTGGAACTTTAAAACATCCAGGAAGAAGGCTATTTTTTAGATTTTTTAAAAATAAAATAGATTGTATTTTAGTAAATAGTTTGGCTTTAAAGGATGAATTATTAGCTACACATCTTGTTAAGCCTGAAGAAGTTGAGCTATTATATACTTCCTTTGATTTGAGCACCTTTCCTGAAAATCTAAACAAAGATGAAGCAAGAAAAATGCTTAATCTTCCAGAGCAAGCCTTTATTTTTGGAATGGTAGCAAAATTCCGTCCTGAAAAAAGACAAATTGATCTTATAAAGGCTTTTCATTCGATACATAAAGAAACACCTATGGCAATGGTTGTATTTGTAGGAGATGGTCCTGTAAGAAAAGATTGTGAAGCTTTGGTTAAAGAGCTATCCTTAGAGGAAAAAATAATTTTTGTTGGAAAAGTAAAGCAAGAAATGGTCCCTCTTTATCTTCGGGCTTTTGATGTATTAGTTCATACTTCTATTAAAGAAGGGATGCCTCTTGCAGTTCTTGAAGGACTTGCTGTAGGGCTCCCAATAATTGCAACTGATGCCGAAGGAGTGCCTGACATTTTTGCAACAAAAGAGCCGATTGGTTATCTTGTGCCAAAGGGTGATGTTAAGGCTATAGCTGAAGCTTTGAAAAAAATTTATCATTTGCCAAAGGATGAGCTTGAGCTTTTTGGAAAAAATGCTAAAAAACGTTTTCTTACCGCCTTCTCGCCTGAGGTCTTTGAAAAGAGAACAATTGAAATATTTTCAAAATTCTTTTGA
- a CDS encoding DUF2905 domain-containing protein, translating to MKLRKSISYLFAHPFKILIHLLSVAIFTFFNKFYFTMNELSGLGKFLILLGIIIICLGLLLTFIPKIPYLGKLPGDIYIKKGNFTFYFPLATSILLSILLTIILNLLLRK from the coding sequence TTGAAGCTTCGAAAATCTATAAGCTATCTTTTTGCTCATCCTTTTAAAATTTTAATACATCTTTTGAGCGTTGCAATTTTTACATTTTTTAATAAATTTTATTTTACCATGAATGAACTTTCTGGTTTAGGAAAATTTTTAATACTCTTAGGTATTATAATTATTTGTTTAGGACTTCTACTCACCTTTATTCCTAAGATACCCTATTTAGGAAAGCTCCCAGGAGATATCTACATTAAAAAAGGAAATTTTACTTTTTATTTTCCTTTAGCAACCTCCATTCTCTTAAGCATTCTTTTAACTATAATATTAAATTTACTACTTCGAAAATAA
- a CDS encoding O-antigen ligase family protein, with protein MNKLFFISWLAIWITIFFAHSKAFLWIGFSLVTLLFLINLVRAPKALLNLPKGILILNTIFLFFLLPFAFMPPNIIRTFEDFLKNYLFHITLALFLALKLKEEPEFYKSPLFYLPPALTCLVVSLHHLYSGIKLCLTNNQCPSTVFIANDISLLKGIVNTPSAFVFIFFLFLSLYFDENKNKFKCFFLFTSLLALFMQILLGRRASLLSIILSTLILGVLSKHRVIKIIGLSIGLGLSLIIGILLTIPEGRNILIRSDKIHLLFQGRYAEAGSLGERIYMWQIYFKKASKNPFSGTGIGWKTQKLSLPQTNELALRHGNPHNLFLNIWLQAGLHTLITFLLLCFYNIFKIYKLWHFNPKKSIHGFLLGYLFAFLIISFFFGTDEGTGFTPFWITSGLIWGLNEKNSLSS; from the coding sequence ATGAATAAGCTTTTCTTTATTAGCTGGTTAGCTATCTGGATTACCATTTTCTTTGCCCATTCTAAAGCTTTTCTTTGGATTGGTTTTAGTTTAGTAACTCTTCTTTTTTTAATAAACTTAGTGCGTGCACCAAAAGCCCTTTTAAATTTACCTAAAGGGATTCTTATCCTGAATACAATTTTTCTTTTCTTTCTTCTTCCCTTTGCTTTTATGCCTCCTAATATAATAAGAACCTTTGAAGATTTTTTAAAAAACTATTTATTTCACATAACTTTAGCCCTCTTTTTAGCCTTAAAGTTAAAGGAAGAACCCGAATTTTATAAATCTCCTCTCTTTTATCTTCCACCAGCCCTGACTTGTTTAGTTGTAAGTTTGCATCACTTATATTCTGGAATTAAGCTTTGCTTAACAAATAACCAATGCCCGAGTACAGTGTTCATCGCCAATGATATAAGTTTACTGAAAGGAATTGTTAATACTCCTTCAGCCTTTGTATTTATCTTTTTTTTATTTTTAAGTTTGTATTTCGATGAAAATAAAAATAAGTTTAAATGTTTTTTTCTATTCACAAGTTTATTAGCTCTTTTTATGCAAATACTTCTTGGAAGAAGGGCATCTCTTTTATCTATAATTCTTTCTACTTTAATTTTAGGTGTGTTATCTAAACATCGAGTTATAAAAATTATAGGGTTATCTATAGGTTTGGGGTTAAGTTTAATTATTGGAATACTTCTTACAATACCGGAAGGAAGAAATATACTCATCCGTAGTGATAAAATCCACCTTTTGTTTCAAGGTAGATATGCAGAAGCTGGCTCTTTGGGAGAACGAATTTATATGTGGCAAATATACTTTAAAAAAGCCTCTAAAAATCCTTTTTCTGGGACTGGGATTGGTTGGAAGACACAAAAGCTATCTCTTCCTCAAACTAATGAACTTGCCTTGAGACATGGGAACCCTCATAACCTTTTCCTTAATATTTGGCTCCAAGCCGGACTCCATACTTTGATAACTTTCCTTCTGCTTTGTTTTTATAATATCTTTAAGATATACAAATTGTGGCATTTTAACCCTAAAAAGTCAATCCATGGCTTTCTTTTAGGTTATTTATTTGCTTTTTTAATAATTTCTTTCTTTTTCGGAACAGATGAAGGAACGGGATTTACTCCTTTCTGGATAACAAGTGGACTAATCTGGGGTTTAAATGAAAAAAATAGCCTTTCTTCTTGA